One segment of Plasmodium gaboni strain SY75 chromosome 3, whole genome shotgun sequence DNA contains the following:
- a CDS encoding putative proteasome regulatory protein, protein MNLEEFNELVKKREDIENELKEHMDFLESPENKNVGMKGNLIDSEGFPRNDIDIYSIRVARNKIICLKNDYIDINKKLEEYIHKVHSTHPVIRVERNKNINNDLLNTPQQITKEEDIQNAKKNIFAVIDEVIDNSPSHKSGLKIKDQIFQFGDIIKKNENEQNHYSNIQLIKEIANYMKTQPKQILVKILREENILFYHIIPEQTQKGLYIGCHISPYDNS, encoded by the coding sequence atgAATTTGGAAGAATTCAACGAATTAGTCAAGAAAAGAGAAGATATtgaaaatgaattaaaGGAACATATGGATTTTCTAGAAAGTCCTGAAAATAAGAATGTAGGTATGAAAGGAAATTTAATTGATTCAGAAGGATTTCCAAGGAATGATATTGACATATATAGTATTCGTGTGGCTCGAAATAAGATCATATGTTTAAAAAACGattatatagatataaataagaaacTAGAAGAATATATACATAAGGTGCATAGTACTCATCCAGTTATACGTGTCGAACgaaacaaaaatataaataatgatttattaaatacaCCACAACAAATAACAAAAGAAGAAGATATTCAAAACGctaagaaaaatatatttgcTGTTATAGATGAAGTTATAGATAATTCTCCATCTCATAAATCTGgattaaaaataaaggatCAGATTTTTCAATTTGGagatattattaaaaaaaatgaaaatgaacaaaatcattattcaaatatacAACTCATTAAAGAAATAGcaaattatatgaaaacACAACCTAAACAAATATTAGTTAAAATATTAAGAGAAGAAAATATTctattttatcatataattcCTGAGCAGACACAGAAAGGTTTATATATAGGATGTCACATATCTCCATATGACAATTCTTAA
- a CDS encoding hypothetical protein (conserved Plasmodium protein, unknown function) yields MWVQYIPQIMPMQKHMFHIQKRFAYYRFHKRVGKGSWVGYIERYKVPRSIENTQRLIYNYEASYCEKKLSCSWLWMLPKKLALSTTSDEVLNVWVYYRHKKKKGYHYLKVLKRLVDVGFCSSSDWRFKLITSRIQNKINTFLNLPRICFYYGKLKATAQLENVTKMLYNRLNSYMPYQLILILRAFSYCHLQDIYLFNKIRDILQPQIQSLPFYYLIKIVESYSSCLIHDYLYLNKIVEEIIYRMNMCNQEFVNNVNGPKYERMNNINRDTFLNNNHIDNSYSQINNNNCSNKIGIASMKSRNIMNSHVVTDNDKIKNKYENNDDYIDDYIDDNADDNADDITDDNTDDDSFYNLPSDDELIKYKQEQFNYYPNIKNIIDVGYYLSNLKFQNYIFYDYISKYIIYMLKEQNCLNPYFIEKVILSFHKIKINDIILYEYILKHIDIYFYDYPPSVLCNISSCLSSVLPLYYSSIYKILKKILLYINKNIDILDLSSLSTLCYFAHKLKINKNLQKDIFYNINKQLKRNDNKNNKSIYDISTIFEILSFHNLLDETSFQILCKHLHRHLESLEPYEFNKIMRALTNVQKHLKLNDEKIVNAIARNVIQQHELFHIIDYHQIAKMLLQSNLVKDIYKQDLIKYHNNLPFYSFDNLEIQHDLNKQVKPKSIYRYQKGTIYFSNKKYEQPYPLHQSLQH; encoded by the exons atgtggGTTCAATATATTCCTCAAATTATGCCTATGCAAAAACATATGTTTCATATTCAGAAG CGCTTCGCATATTATAGATTTCATAAGCGAGTAGGTAAAGGGTCTTGGGTTGGATATATAGAAAGATATAAAGTTCCAAGAAGTATAGAAAATACACAAAGATTAATTTACAATTATGAGGCAAGTTATTGTGAGAAGAAATTATCATGCAGCTGGTTATGGATGTTACCAAAAAAGCTAGCTCTATCAACGACTTCAGATGAAGTTTTAAATGTATGGGTTTATTATCgacataaaaaaaaaaaaggttatcattatttaaaagtTTTAAAAAGATTAGTAGATGTTGGTTTTTGTTCTTCTAGTGATTGGAgatttaaattaattacTTCTAGaattcaaaataaaataaatacatttttgAATTTACCACgaatatgtttttattatggTAAATTAAAAGCTACTGCTCAATTAGAAAATGTTACtaaaatgttatataatagattaaattcatatatGCCTTATCAACTTATATTGATTTTAAGAGCCTTCTCTTATTGTCATTTACAAGATATATATCtctttaataaaattagaGATATACTTCAACCACAAATACAATCCcttcctttttattatttgataaaaattGTAGAGTCCTATTCGTCTTGTTTAATACatgattatttatatcttaATAAAATTGTAGAAGAAATTATCTATAGAATGAATATGTGTAACCAAGAATTTGTAAACAATGTGAATGGGCCGAAATATGAGAGgatgaataatataaacagggatacatttttaaataataatcatatagACAATTCATACAGCCAGATAAACAACAATAATTGTAGTAATAAAATTGGAATTGCTTCTATGAAGAGTAGGAATATTATGAACAGCCATGTTGTAACtgataatgataaaattaaaaataaatatgaaaataatgatgacTATATAGATGACTATATAGATGATAATGCAGATGATAATGCAGATGATATTACAGATGATAATACAGATGATgattcattttataatttacCATCTGATGATGAgttaataaaatataaacaagaacaatttaattattacccaaatataaagaatataatagATGTAGGATATTATTTATCGAATTTAAAAtttcaaaattatattttttatgattatataagtaaatatataatatatatgttaaaagAACAGAATTGTTTAAATCCATATTTTATAGAAAAAgtaatattatcatttcataaaataaaaattaatgatataattttatatgaatatatattaaaacatattgatatatatttttatgacTATCCACCTAGTGTGTTATGTAATATAAGTTCTTGTTTATCAAGTGTATTAccattatattattcttcaatatataaaatattaaaaaaaatattattatatattaataaaaatatagatatattagATCTTTCAAGTTTATCAACTTTATGTTATTTCGCACATAAATTAAAGATTAATAAAAATCTACAAAAggatatattttataatataaataaacaattaaaaagaaatgataataaaaataataaaagtatttatgatatatcaacaatttttgaaatattatcTTTTCATAATCTTTTAGATGAAACATCTTTTCAAATTTTATGTAAACATTTACATCGTCATTTAGAAAGTTTAGAACCTTatgaatttaataaaattatgaGAGCATTAACAAATGTTCAAAaacatttaaaattaaatgatgaaaaaattgTTAATGCTATAGCTAGAAATGTCATACAACAACATGAACTATTCCATATTATAGATTATCATCAGATAGCCAAAATGTTGTTACAATCTAATCTAGTTAAAGATATATACAAACAAGATctaataaaatatcataataatcTTCCTTTTTATTCTTTTGACAATTTAGAAATTCAACATGACCTAAACAAACAAGTCAAACCGAAATCAATATATAGATATCAAAAAGGAACCATctatttttcaaataaaaaatatgagCAGCCATATCCCTTACACCAGTCCCTCCaacattaa
- a CDS encoding hypothetical protein (conserved Plasmodium protein, unknown function) produces MQYFPLCFLLSLCIYNMLSIKCFENVYKQDNTNNLNFKNNIYEDDEKKYYYNPQVVYHLKGDKTKADNVDMYDNIQNKMDILHNLNKQYNFGKIKKEYYKDGSNKKYLNNRLKKILSNALNIPQKQINIHDINMLIKMWTNMNSKDKTYSNILNNDENYFKGYIKQHNDFAEETNKITYNDNEKEKAEIHFIDLDYFTQLTN; encoded by the coding sequence ATGCAATATTTTCCTTTGTGTTTTCTCTTAAgtttatgtatatataacatGTTGTCTATTAAATGTTTCGAAAATGTTTATAAACAAgataatacaaataatttaaattttaaaaataatatttatgaagatgatgaaaaaaaatattattataaccCTCAGGTAGTATACCACCTAAAAGGTGATAAAACTAAAGCAGATAATGTTGATATGTATGATAATATACAAAACAAAATGGACATCTTacataatttaaataaacaatataattttggtaagataaaaaaagaGTATTACAAGGATGGGTctaacaaaaaatatttaaacaatcgcttgaaaaaaattttaagCAATGCTTTAAATATCCCacaaaaacaaataaatattcacgatattaatatgttaataaaaatgtgGACAAATATGAATAGCAAAGATAAGACCTAttctaatattttaaataacgacgaaaattattttaaagGATATATTAAACAACACAATGATTTTGCTGAAGAAACGAAtaaaattacatataatgataatgaaaaagaaaaagcTGAAATTCATTTTATAGATCTGGATTATTTTACACAATTaacaaattaa